Proteins from a genomic interval of Desulfomicrobium macestii:
- the rpsT gene encoding 30S ribosomal protein S20 — MANHKSALKRHRQSLKARERNRMMKTRVKNATKALHAAIESNDNEAVANALKNVTSILDKAASKKIVHWRTAARKISRLSVASNKI; from the coding sequence TTGGCCAATCACAAGTCTGCCCTGAAGAGACACCGCCAGAGCCTGAAGGCTCGCGAGCGCAACAGAATGATGAAAACTCGGGTGAAGAACGCCACAAAGGCTTTGCATGCAGCCATCGAGTCCAACGACAACGAAGCCGTCGCAAACGCCCTGAAGAACGTCACCTCCATTCTGGACAAGGCCGCGAGCAAGAAGATCGTGCACTGGCGTACCGCAGCCAGAAAGATTTCCAGGCTCTCCGTGGCCTCGAACAAAATCTAG
- a CDS encoding ABC transporter substrate-binding protein — protein MNAAKCVIALVAFLLTCVPAFAADAIKIGAILSVTGPASFLGEPEKNTLIMLQDQLNAAGGVNGQQVEVIVYDDESDVNKCVMAAKKLLDQDQVAVVIGPSISGNTLAISKFFSSAEVPLVSCAAAEKIVRPVDPWVFNTPQLDRHAVTRILQDAKAKGYSRLAILTVSDGYGQAGRGVLKELIPAQGFELAADEVYGPKDTDMTAQLTKIKGAGADAIICWGTNPGPAVVARNRVQLGLTVPLYMSHGVASNKFIELAGDAAEGLILPAGRLVAVEQVPADHPQKAVLEAYVEGYTKTYGTQISSFGGYAHDAFALVMEAIAKGGSAKSADIRDNLEKISGFAGTSGVYTYSPENHNGLDESAFIMVTIENGAWKALN, from the coding sequence ATGAACGCGGCAAAATGTGTCATTGCGCTTGTCGCCTTTCTGTTGACTTGTGTTCCGGCCTTTGCGGCCGATGCAATCAAGATCGGCGCCATCCTTTCCGTGACCGGTCCGGCGTCCTTCCTGGGCGAACCCGAAAAGAACACGCTGATCATGCTTCAGGATCAACTTAACGCCGCTGGCGGGGTGAATGGTCAGCAGGTCGAAGTCATCGTTTACGATGACGAATCGGACGTGAACAAGTGCGTCATGGCCGCCAAGAAGCTGCTTGATCAGGACCAGGTGGCCGTGGTCATCGGACCCAGCATTTCCGGCAACACCTTGGCCATCTCCAAGTTTTTCTCTTCCGCCGAAGTGCCGCTGGTTTCCTGCGCCGCCGCCGAGAAGATCGTGCGCCCCGTGGATCCGTGGGTGTTCAACACTCCGCAGCTTGACCGCCACGCCGTGACCAGAATCCTCCAGGACGCCAAGGCCAAGGGGTATTCAAGGCTCGCCATTTTGACCGTATCCGACGGCTACGGCCAAGCCGGGCGTGGAGTTCTGAAGGAGCTCATCCCCGCACAAGGATTCGAGCTTGCCGCCGATGAGGTCTACGGACCCAAGGACACCGACATGACCGCGCAGCTGACCAAGATCAAGGGCGCAGGCGCGGACGCCATCATTTGCTGGGGCACCAATCCCGGCCCGGCCGTGGTCGCCCGTAACCGTGTCCAGCTGGGCCTGACCGTGCCTTTATACATGAGCCACGGCGTGGCCTCGAACAAGTTCATCGAGCTTGCCGGGGATGCCGCCGAAGGTCTCATTCTGCCCGCCGGCCGCCTGGTGGCGGTGGAGCAGGTCCCGGCCGATCACCCCCAGAAGGCCGTGCTTGAAGCCTATGTGGAGGGATACACCAAAACCTACGGCACCCAGATTTCGTCTTTTGGCGGTTATGCCCATGACGCCTTCGCGCTGGTCATGGAAGCCATCGCCAAGGGCGGTTCCGCCAAATCAGCCGATATTCGCGACAACCTGGAAAAAATTTCAGGCTTCGCGGGCACCTCGGGAGTGTATACCTATTCACCCGAGAATCATAACGGCCTCGACGAGTCCGCATTCATCATGGTCACCATCGAAAACGGCGCCTGGAAGGCCCTGAACTAA
- a CDS encoding branched-chain amino acid ABC transporter permease, translating to MDPSSLLQYLITGLTLGSTYGLTALGFTIIFNTTGVINFAQGEFVMLGGMMSVYFMHSRGFSEPAAVVLAVLGATMAGALVERLAIRPVRDCPTINLIIITIGVSIFIRGLAMLLWGKDTHVLEPFSGNQPIMFLGAAIMPQAIWVLVISLFLLGALKMFFSGTIHGKAMLACSFDSKAASLVGIGVQRMVLLSFMISALVGAVGGVILAPITMTSYDVGIMLGLKGFAACILGGLGNPFGAAAGGVILGVLESFGAGFVSSAYKDALAFVILLILLFVKPSGLFGLKDSKRV from the coding sequence ATGGATCCATCCAGCCTGCTGCAATATCTGATCACGGGGCTCACGCTGGGCAGTACCTACGGGCTCACTGCCTTGGGTTTCACCATCATCTTCAACACCACCGGCGTCATCAATTTCGCCCAGGGTGAATTTGTCATGCTCGGCGGGATGATGAGCGTCTACTTCATGCACTCCCGGGGTTTTAGCGAGCCTGCGGCAGTGGTGCTGGCGGTTCTCGGGGCGACCATGGCCGGTGCCCTGGTGGAGCGCCTGGCCATCCGCCCGGTGCGGGACTGCCCGACCATCAACCTGATCATCATCACCATCGGCGTTTCGATTTTCATTCGTGGTTTGGCCATGTTGCTTTGGGGCAAGGACACTCACGTTCTCGAACCTTTTTCGGGAAATCAGCCGATCATGTTCCTTGGCGCCGCCATCATGCCGCAGGCCATCTGGGTCCTGGTCATAAGCCTTTTTCTGCTCGGCGCCCTGAAGATGTTTTTCTCCGGGACCATCCACGGCAAGGCCATGCTGGCCTGCTCCTTTGATTCCAAGGCCGCATCGCTGGTCGGCATCGGCGTGCAGCGCATGGTGCTTCTGTCGTTCATGATCTCCGCCCTGGTCGGCGCCGTCGGCGGCGTGATTCTGGCTCCCATCACCATGACCTCCTATGACGTCGGCATCATGCTCGGTCTCAAAGGGTTCGCGGCCTGCATTCTGGGCGGACTGGGCAATCCTTTCGGGGCGGCGGCCGGGGGCGTCATCCTCGGGGTGCTGGAATCGTTTGGGGCAGGGTTTGTGTCCTCGGCCTACAAGGACGCGCTGGCCTTTGTCATTTTGCTGATTCTTCTTTTCGTCAAACCTTCCGGCCTCTTCGGCCTCAAAGACTCCAAGAGGGTGTGA
- a CDS encoding branched-chain amino acid ABC transporter permease: MAYRKDMIWLAFFFGLLMLAPALLPNNYYLTILILGCLHAMNAVGLCLLVGHAGQISLGHAGFYGLGAYTSSYLSTTVGLSVGLSMLSGVALTVVVSILVGLPSLKLKGHYLAMATLGFGIILSILFTETVDITGGPSGFVGIPRLSLFGFELRKDVTLYRAVAVMLCLIVWFSFNLLHSRVGRALRALHTSERAAEAMGVDIARYKLLVFVLSAAFSGIAGVLYAHYLTFIAPSSFGFMFSVELIVMVVLGGMISVPGAIVGAFFVTVLPEFLRAFENIEVLLFGAILILCMMFLPDGMAGGWNRLWSWGKARLSGAAHE, encoded by the coding sequence GTGGCGTATCGAAAGGACATGATCTGGCTGGCGTTTTTCTTCGGGTTGCTGATGCTGGCCCCGGCGCTGCTGCCGAACAACTATTATCTGACCATCCTCATCCTGGGATGCCTGCACGCCATGAACGCCGTGGGCCTGTGCCTGCTGGTCGGGCATGCCGGACAGATTTCCCTGGGACATGCCGGCTTCTATGGCCTGGGCGCGTACACCAGTTCCTACCTGAGCACGACCGTGGGTCTGTCGGTCGGCCTGTCCATGCTCTCCGGCGTGGCCCTGACCGTGGTGGTCAGCATTCTTGTGGGATTGCCGTCCCTGAAGCTCAAGGGGCACTACCTGGCCATGGCCACTTTGGGGTTTGGCATCATTCTTTCCATCCTCTTCACCGAGACCGTGGACATAACCGGTGGTCCGTCCGGTTTTGTGGGCATTCCACGCCTGTCCCTTTTCGGTTTTGAGCTGCGCAAGGATGTGACCCTCTATCGCGCCGTGGCCGTGATGCTGTGCCTCATTGTCTGGTTTTCCTTCAATCTGCTGCACAGCCGCGTTGGCCGGGCCCTGCGCGCCCTGCACACCTCGGAGAGGGCGGCCGAGGCCATGGGGGTGGACATCGCGCGATACAAGCTCCTCGTCTTCGTTCTTTCCGCAGCCTTTTCCGGTATCGCAGGGGTTCTTTACGCCCATTACCTGACCTTCATCGCCCCTTCGTCTTTTGGCTTCATGTTTTCCGTGGAGCTGATCGTCATGGTTGTGCTGGGTGGCATGATCAGCGTGCCGGGAGCCATTGTGGGGGCTTTTTTCGTCACCGTTCTGCCCGAATTCCTGCGTGCCTTCGAGAACATCGAGGTTCTGCTCTTCGGCGCCATCCTGATTCTGTGCATGATGTTCCTGCCCGACGGCATGGCCGGGGGCTGGAACAGGCTGTGGTCCTGGGGCAAGGCCCGTCTTTCGGGGGCAGCCCATGAATAG
- a CDS encoding ABC transporter ATP-binding protein → MNSPILGCSGISVRFGGVQALADIHFEAMRDEITAIIGPNGAGKTTLLNVISGMVTPSHGTLTFEGRGITALPAHERAWGGMVRTFQNLEIFSNMTVLENVTMGCHGRLSLPAWHSLLRTPKSRRLEDEVRREALEALDFVGMADLASVTAKDLAFGKQRLLELARALAARPKLLLLDEPAAGLNIAETQVLADLIMRIRDTYNLSVILVEHDMELVMRISDSILVLCFGQTISRGTPAQVQKDPKVIAAYLGGDED, encoded by the coding sequence ATGAATAGCCCGATTCTTGGATGCAGCGGCATCAGCGTGCGTTTCGGAGGGGTTCAAGCCCTGGCGGACATTCATTTTGAGGCCATGCGCGACGAGATCACGGCCATCATCGGTCCCAACGGAGCGGGCAAGACAACGCTCCTCAATGTCATCTCCGGCATGGTCACCCCAAGCCATGGCACCCTGACCTTCGAGGGGCGTGGCATCACGGCCCTTCCGGCGCACGAAAGGGCCTGGGGCGGAATGGTGCGCACCTTTCAGAATCTGGAGATTTTTTCCAACATGACGGTGCTTGAGAATGTGACCATGGGCTGCCACGGGCGACTGTCCCTGCCTGCCTGGCACAGCCTCCTGCGCACGCCGAAATCGCGACGCCTGGAAGACGAGGTCCGCCGCGAAGCCCTGGAAGCGCTTGATTTCGTGGGTATGGCCGACCTGGCTTCAGTCACGGCCAAGGATCTGGCCTTCGGCAAACAGCGACTGCTCGAACTGGCTCGTGCGCTGGCGGCGCGGCCAAAGCTCCTGCTGCTCGATGAACCGGCGGCCGGACTCAACATAGCCGAAACTCAGGTCCTGGCCGACCTGATCATGCGCATTCGCGACACCTATAATCTTTCCGTCATCCTGGTCGAACATGACATGGAACTTGTGATGCGCATCAGCGACTCCATCCTGGTGCTGTGTTTCGGGCAGACCATCAGTCGCGGCACCCCGGCCCAGGTCCAGAAGGACCCCAAGGTCATCGCCGCATATCTGGGCGGGGACGAGGACTGA
- a CDS encoding ABC transporter ATP-binding protein, producing the protein MQPTLLSLKNMDVFYGRIHAVRRATLHVRQGEIVALIGGNGAGKTTMLCTISGLIRPGQGSVIFGEEDLVRRSPEQIVRAGISHVPEGRLVFSPLSVEDNLRLGAYTRPRFRQRAGIAEDLQTMYSMFPVLRERRTQAAGTLSGGEQQMLAIGRALMARPRLLLLDEPGMGLAPLVVKDIFHHIVELRDRLGLTVLLVEQNARSALKIADRGYVLENGRVILQGTADELLANRDVQRAYLGRELDA; encoded by the coding sequence ATGCAGCCCACACTTCTTTCACTCAAGAACATGGACGTCTTTTACGGCCGCATCCATGCCGTGCGCCGCGCCACTCTGCACGTGCGCCAGGGCGAGATCGTGGCTCTCATCGGCGGCAACGGCGCGGGCAAGACCACCATGCTCTGCACCATCTCCGGGTTGATCCGACCCGGGCAGGGCAGCGTCATTTTTGGCGAGGAGGATCTGGTACGGCGCAGTCCGGAACAGATTGTGCGCGCCGGAATTTCGCATGTGCCCGAGGGGCGACTCGTGTTCAGCCCGCTTTCCGTCGAGGACAATCTGCGCCTGGGCGCCTATACGCGTCCGCGATTCCGGCAGCGCGCCGGCATTGCCGAGGATCTTCAGACCATGTACTCCATGTTCCCGGTCCTGCGCGAGCGCCGCACTCAGGCCGCCGGGACCTTGTCCGGCGGCGAGCAACAGATGCTGGCCATCGGCAGGGCGCTCATGGCCCGTCCCAGGCTGCTGCTTCTGGATGAGCCGGGCATGGGGCTGGCCCCGCTTGTGGTCAAGGATATTTTTCACCACATTGTGGAACTGCGCGATCGTCTTGGCCTGACAGTGTTGCTTGTGGAGCAGAACGCCCGTAGCGCGCTCAAGATCGCCGACAGGGGGTATGTACTGGAAAACGGACGGGTCATCCTGCAGGGCACGGCCGATGAGCTACTTGCCAATCGCGATGTGCAGCGCGCTTATCTGGGCCGCGAGCTGGATGCTTGA
- a CDS encoding phenylacetate--CoA ligase family protein: protein MYWQSEYECMERGELELLQLERLQATLNRVARNVPLYRKRFAELGIDPYDVQSLEDVKRLPFTTKEDLRQNYPYGLFAVPLRDVVRMQASTGTTGKPTVVGYTSGDVRRWSELAARILTAGGVTKDDAVQIAFNYGLFTGAFGVHSGAELIGASVIPSSGGDARRQISIMQDYRTTALVCTPSYALHLADTLDEMGVNKTALSLRFGLFGSEPWTEETRREIESRLGIQATDNYGLSEITGVAGECLERAGLHINEDHFLAEIVDPDTGEVLPAGAKGELVLTTLTKEAFPLIRFRTGDLTTLIDAPCPCGRTLKRMTRIPGRSDDMLIIHGVNVFPAQIEAVIAGTGLTDPHYQIVLDRVGHMDLATIKLEAPESFCTDSIKKSQRILENVRIRLQTELGVAFEVRLVEPRTIERVNGGRIVDRRKM from the coding sequence ATGTACTGGCAAAGCGAGTATGAATGCATGGAGCGTGGCGAGCTGGAGCTTTTGCAGCTTGAGCGGTTGCAGGCAACATTGAACCGCGTGGCGCGCAACGTGCCGCTCTACCGCAAGCGCTTCGCGGAGCTTGGCATCGATCCTTACGACGTGCAGTCCCTTGAGGATGTGAAGCGGCTGCCTTTCACCACCAAGGAAGATCTGCGGCAAAACTATCCGTACGGCCTTTTTGCCGTACCCCTGCGCGATGTCGTGCGCATGCAGGCCTCCACGGGTACCACCGGCAAGCCAACGGTGGTGGGATACACCTCCGGCGATGTGCGTCGCTGGTCCGAGCTGGCCGCACGCATCCTTACGGCGGGCGGGGTGACCAAGGATGACGCCGTGCAGATCGCCTTCAATTATGGCCTTTTTACCGGCGCTTTCGGCGTCCATTCCGGGGCGGAGCTGATCGGCGCATCTGTCATCCCCAGTTCTGGTGGGGACGCCAGACGCCAGATTTCCATCATGCAGGATTACCGGACCACGGCCCTGGTCTGCACTCCCAGCTATGCTCTGCACCTTGCCGACACACTGGATGAGATGGGCGTCAACAAGACCGCGCTCAGTCTGCGCTTCGGCCTGTTCGGTTCGGAGCCCTGGACCGAGGAGACCCGCCGGGAAATCGAGAGCCGGTTGGGCATTCAGGCCACGGACAATTACGGCTTGAGCGAAATAACGGGCGTGGCGGGGGAGTGTCTGGAACGGGCCGGTTTGCACATCAACGAGGATCATTTCCTGGCCGAGATCGTGGACCCGGACACCGGCGAGGTTCTTCCCGCAGGCGCAAAGGGTGAGCTGGTCCTGACCACGTTGACCAAGGAAGCCTTTCCCCTGATTCGTTTCCGAACCGGGGACCTGACCACGCTCATTGACGCGCCCTGCCCCTGCGGCAGGACGTTAAAGCGCATGACCCGCATCCCGGGCCGCAGCGACGACATGCTCATCATTCACGGAGTAAACGTCTTTCCGGCCCAGATCGAGGCGGTCATCGCCGGCACGGGCCTGACCGATCCTCATTATCAGATCGTACTGGACCGGGTCGGACATATGGACCTGGCCACCATCAAACTCGAAGCCCCGGAATCCTTCTGTACTGACTCCATCAAGAAATCACAGCGCATCCTCGAAAACGTGCGCATCCGTCTGCAAACGGAACTGGGCGTTGCATTTGAGGTCCGATTGGTGGAGCCGAGGACCATCGAAAGAGTCAACGGCGGCCGGATCGTGGATCGTCGCAAGATGTAG
- a CDS encoding WecB/TagA/CpsF family glycosyltransferase, translated as MIDILRRKASDQPLSKGIATFLNPFTYNVARRNIYAIEKFDRLYFDGIALKILCRILGIRTTRRSFDMTSLAPIVFSTASQHGWRLAIVGGEAGVAERSSKIFQSIFPDLRIEYTSSGFFSSIDERSNVILELCKGEYELVIIGMGAPYQEKFLLDLIATGWHGIGYTCGAFLHQTASQGIDYYPRWIDKLNLRWMYRIYDEPKLFNRYMFEYPKFIVFFIYDVVKEKILKYNRIN; from the coding sequence ATGATTGATATTCTGAGACGCAAGGCGAGCGACCAACCTTTGTCGAAAGGTATTGCGACTTTTCTCAACCCTTTTACTTATAATGTAGCTCGTAGAAATATATACGCAATCGAGAAATTTGATCGTCTATATTTTGACGGAATCGCATTAAAAATATTATGTAGGATTCTTGGAATCAGAACGACTCGGCGAAGTTTTGATATGACTTCCCTAGCACCAATCGTCTTTTCCACAGCGAGTCAACACGGTTGGCGCTTGGCTATAGTTGGCGGGGAAGCTGGAGTTGCAGAAAGATCCAGCAAAATTTTTCAATCTATATTTCCAGATTTGCGTATTGAATACACTTCATCTGGTTTTTTTTCATCTATAGATGAACGTTCAAATGTTATTCTTGAATTATGTAAAGGTGAGTATGAACTTGTTATTATTGGAATGGGAGCACCTTATCAGGAAAAATTCTTACTAGATCTAATCGCTACTGGATGGCATGGAATTGGTTATACGTGTGGCGCTTTTTTGCATCAAACAGCTTCGCAAGGAATCGATTATTATCCAAGGTGGATTGATAAGTTAAATTTACGTTGGATGTATCGAATTTACGATGAACCAAAATTATTTAATAGATATATGTTTGAGTATCCAAAATTTATTGTTTTTTTTATTTATGATGTGGTAAAAGAGAAAATTTTAAAGTATAATCGAATAAATTAA